The genomic segment tgaagatgaacacaattttttttttctgagttctGAAGTTACCATAATGTGGGTGAGTTGAGACATTAGCCATCTGACTGAATCACTGCACAACCATGAAAGATAAATAAACTACTAGCTTACACTGCATCTACTTTATAGCTGTTTTAAATCCTGTCTGTTCCCTACAGTGTGAATGTGATTCTTCAGATGTCCCAAATGCTGCAGGACTACGGCTCACATCTACGTGTCACACTAAAGCGAATTTTAACTGGGTCTGAATATGtcctgtaaaaataaaacagtttccagatttttttttgatATTGATAGTGACACAATGTGACACACACAGAGCAAGCAGCAGCTGTTTAATCAGCTGTCAGTGAAGCTCACCTGGCTCTCCACCAGCATGGCCATATCCATGAACATATCATGCAGCTCACGGATGCTGTTCTCCAGTTTGATGATTTCATTGTGCCGCGTCTCAATCTCATTCATGACCTGTTCACTGATGTTGCAGTCCATGATGATCTGGGGCAAAATGAGAAAGTGAGAATGATGATGTTTCCAACATAATTCTGCTTCAATCACTGGGTGTTTTACTGAATACACAAACACCAATAGGACATACCTgggagcaaataaaaaaaaaaaaattaataaaacacagcTGGAAACTATAACACACTATGCGGACAGGAATAGGAAGAACCACATAAGGGCAAACAGGAACTCAACAGGAACATACACGTGACAGGATGCCCCCAGTTCAGGTTGCTATAGTGGATCAGGAAAttcaggaggccatggcagatCAGGAGACACAGTAAGCCATGGAGGATCAGGGGATTCAGGAGGCCATGGAGGATCAGGAGACTCAGTAAGCCATGGAGGATCAGGAGACACGGGGGGCCATGAAGGGTCAGGAGTCTCAGGAGGCCATGgaggatcaggggactcaggaagCCATGgaggatcaggggactcaggaagCCATGGAGGATCAGGAGACACGGGGGGTCATGAAGGGTCAGGAGTCTCAGGAGGCCATGgaggatcaggggactcaggaagCCATGGCGGATCAGTGGACACAGTAAGCCATGGAGGATCAGGGGACACAGTAAGCCATGgaggatcaggagactcaggaggccatggcagatCAAGGGACACAGGGGGCCATAGCAGATCAAGGGACACAGGGGGCCATGgaggatcaggggactcaggaagCCATGGAGGATCAGGAGACACAGTAAGCCATGGAGGATCAGGAGACACAGTAAGCCATGGAGGATCAGGAGACACGGGGGGTCATGAAGGGTCAGGAGTCTCAGGAGGCTATGGCAGATCAGTGGACACAGGAGGCCATGGCAGATCAAGGGACACAGGAGGCCATGGAGGATCAGCGGACACAGGAGGCCATGGAGGATCAGGGGACACAGGGGGCCATGAAGGGTCAGGAgtctcaggaggccatggcagatcaggggactcaggaagCCATGGAGGATCAGGGGACACAGGAGGCCATGGAGGATCAGGGGACACAGGAGGCCATGGAGGATCAGGGGACACAGGGGGCCATGAAGGGTCAGGAgtctcaggaggccatggcagatcaggggactcaggaagCCATGGAGGATCAGGGGACACGGGGGCCATGGAAGACCAGGGGACACAGGAGGCCATGGAGGATCAGGGGACACAGGGGGCCATGAAGGGTCAGGAgtctcaggaggccatggcagatcaggggactcaggaagCCATGGAGGATCAGGGGACACAGTAAGCCATGGAGGATCAGGGGACACAGGGGGCCATGGAGGATCAGGGGACACAGGGGGCCATGgaggatcaggggactcaggggGCCATGGAGGATCAGGGGACACAGGAGGCCATGGCAGATCAAGGGACCCAGGAGGCCATGGAGGATCAGGGGACACAGGAGGCCATGGAGGATCAGGGGACACAGGGGGCCATGAAGGGTCAGGAgtctcaggaggccatggcagatCAGGGGATTCAGGAGGCCATGGAGGATCAGGGGACACAGGAGGTCATGGAGGATCAGGGGACACAGGAGGCCATGGAGGATCAGGGGACACAGGGGGCCATGAAGGGTCAGGAgtctcaggaggccatggcagatcaggggactcaggaagCCATGGAGGATCAGGGGACACGGGGGCCATGGAAGACCAGGGGACACAGGAGGCCATGGAGGATCAGGGGACACAGGGGGCCATGAAGGGTCAGGAgtctcaggaggccatggcagatcaggggactcaggaggccatggaggATCAGGGGACACAGTAAGCCATGGAGGATCAGGGGACACAGGGGGCCATGGAGGATCAGGGGACACAGGGGGCCATGGAGGttcaggggactcaggaggccatggcagatCAAGGGACTCAAGAGGCCATGGAGAATCAGGGGACACAGGAAGTCTTCTTTGACAAAGTCTTCATTGTTCTTCTTTGGCTGTCAATGGAGGAGGACacatttctctccctctcctccccCTGCCTTCCCTTCTGCTCTCTCGTCTCATCTATTCtcagagactctctctgcactgctctccaaaactggaaaacatttgatttgatcgactggtctctcaacgcaattgacaccatcttctcaaCGAGAAGCTTGGGATCGGGGGAACCTGATTGCCCTGCCGGAAGGTTCACAGCTAACTACATGAAGGACGCGTGGGAGAGGTGGCAGGTCATGTGTCTGGCAgctctttccgtggaggacattgaagacatctacctattcggaactatgataacaggtcttctgctgggTTATCGAAAAAATTCAGAAAacgggaacagctgtccaaagcctcacaagtCTGCCTGTAATGATTTGGAGACCAGAATGGACAAGAGAGTGACCGTGAAATTGGAGGCTACTTGCCCCAAGACCAAACAATTGGTATTTTATCTTCTTTCGGCTCCCTCTACCAGCACTGGCCTTGGCTAGCTGGAATAACAACTATCTCCCGGGTGAGCACTGCAGTGAGACGCTCTTGCGTTCCTCACCCCTCTTCCacacctgctgattgttgactctgtctaggacctgaccaaggctgtCTCAATGACAACTTGCTGTGACGTTATCACAATCCGTGGACTGAGGCATCTAGATTGAATCacaactctccaggcctacaaatacacaaacttttacttacacacacacacacacacacagacatacatatatacagataTGCTTCACCCCAACACCCCCCATCCCTCGCCTTCACTGCTTTGTACCGCCAGTCTGACAAGCGGGTCTGTGACCAGTGTCGTAGGGCTGATGGACCGGACGGCTGATTGCCTGCGCTGGATTACCTCGACCCCCTTAATTTCCGTCCCCAGTTGCAAAGTCGTGTGTTTatattgattatgtgctttgttgctgaggtgtttttcttGTTCTCAGACTGTACTCCCAATATGATCATAGTatgggtgttgttttttttctcctcactttcctaatgttatgctgtatttaatttaataataatgggTTTTTAATTTACTCGGATTCATACAGGAATGATACAACACTCTTTGTGCCTACTGCAAGTCAATCTTCCCATGGTTCTGTGACATTGGTTTAGTTggcagagaaaataaaaattttgtatGCCATCTGTCTGTTAGCTGGCCAATactcaatttaaattaaataattcattgtCTAAAACTAGGACTACCTATGTTCACACTGAATAGTTTATTGCTTGTCTTCAATACATTATTCCCTGCTCTGCAGTGTATCGCACAGCTTTCCCACACAGATTTTAGGTGGTTATAGTTATAATAAATTAGGCAGTGTGGCAAAAATGCAGGTAATTGTTAGTGCAGGtgcaaaataaatttatatttatgagACAAACTAATATTTCACGGGTAGGTTGCAAAATTTTTGCATATACAAAAGAAAGCTCTGTTTAGGGTCTGCCTTGATATGGTTTGTGTCAAGCCATCTTAATCTGGCTGTTTGATGAAGAGAAAATGATAAAATGTAGtagaaacaaaaatgttaaaatatacgttttgaaTGGAAACATATTTTCAGTTACGTTTCCATTCAAAACGTACAATACACTGAAAAACTGCATAAATTTATTACACATTTCTAAGTCTGTTTCTTTAAAGAATGAACATTTTTACTGTACTAATATATGATGCTATATACATCCACTCACTCCGGAAGTGAAGATGGAGGGGTTGTTACTTTCTAACATGCTCTCCAACTCCTCATTTGTCGTATTTCTTCCCgctacaaagaaaaaagaaaaaaacaacaacattaatatcTTGCTAGTGTTATAGTACCAAGTAACATAGGGCAACATTTTTGTATTTGATACACATACAATGCATATTTGATCTATGCAGAGATTCATAATGTCTTATGACTGTTGTTAAATCTGAGAGGTTTAACTAGATTTTAAAGTCAATATGAATATGCATGCTGAGTTTTGCATCTCTCTAGACTACAGTATGATGAAATGGGTTGATGTGTAGATGTTTTTGGTTATACTTAAGATTAGGGAACACTATtgactattaactagttgcttttaAGCATGCATATTGGCTGTATGTTAGTACCTataattagagttgttccgattccgatactagtatcggaaatatctccgataccacaacaaattctggcatcggcatcggcgagtacatgaacccatataccgatccgataccattttcttaaaaaagacctagttatgaccgcaagctttgcctaaccgctgcacggttcttcttcgctgctcaaaatgcattgaaaacacaggaagttgtgctgtgttgccacaagcaacccctgtttagagcagcgaagaagaaatgaaaacgcgttagcagcccttatctatatatgactggatcactcatcacattctaaactgccaaaagacagtgaagccgctactatattatagatcagtggttagcagtatgtctctgtagtaccggtagttacagactctcgagtatattcagtaccggcaactgcgttcagtcgcttccgtgtaagtcaaaacgcagggctccagacagtagccgaatatatactagtgtctgtgaatattaaactgcaaaatactatttaaatattactcccgcaaaatctacatctctgtgggtgactggcacagatgcgcgagagctcgctgttttgtagtctctgctgtgtgtcatgaggacacgaacgcataaaccgtcacttcatgagaatttaccgtttcatttgagaatactgtcatatcataaacacagacactcaaagatcttcatggcagcccattaaaatacatgtttggtttacatgagtaaattgacaatatataaagctactgttgtagcctacagtaataataatacatctctataataataataattatgcctagatggttgcttgttttttacttgtttgagattatctgattaatagatctttttttatattcctagacttatttgttgcagtttttttatacagttatattgtaaaacttaaataccttttttagtttgcggtgttagatttttggctgcatttgaagttcttttttgcataagaaaataaataatactgtcaaattcatgttagataataaaaatactgtaataaatacagtagttcaccatgtatttgttcatgttttattgagggatctgtctgaagcacaccataaaaaaattctagcaatttacacagggctagtagtatatacagctgtatatacagatatacacccaggtatcggatcagtactcggtatcggccgataccctgagcccaggtatcggaatcggtatcgggaagagaaaaagggtatcggaacatctctacctataatacacatattaatgccttactCTGCATTATCATATTCTAGGGCCATTAATCCTAAacttaactaccttactaactaataATAAGCAAACATCATAGACAGCAGTCAACATGTGCTCTCTAATCTTTTGGGTTACCATGTTTTCACCAAACCACAGAAATACACAACACCTGTGATGAATGCACACTCTGATTGAGCCAAAATCCAAACCTGTTAACAATATTGCTAACAATACCTTCTTGTTTCactgaaaatgtaatgaaaagGTCAAGCTACGAGGAAATCCATTATGGAGGAAATGCTTCTCTAAAGGGcttattacacaaaaacatttctactgcacttttttaaatgacaatagaGAATCATTAGCTTGAAACAGTGCGGTGACATGCACCACTGTTCACCCCTGACAGTCTGTAATTAGTGGCTCATTGAGTTAATAATGAACTGTGTGGCGTGATCACACATCTGTGATCTGGATGAATCGTGACTCAGACTTGATTACACACTGAATGTAGAGCTATACTGCGGACATTATTGTGGCATGACCCAGCAGGGCAGATCTACTACACTGTCCTGGTAGTCAGTAACAGATTGCAAACACTAGCAGTCTTCCCTCAAGATGGCAGGATGATTATTATGGTTCCAGTTTGAAGACACAGGCCTGTCAGACAGATGGGGGTCATCTGTTCTCCCCAGAACCATATAATTATATAGAGGACGTACGGACACTTGACACACAAAACACTAATATGCCTTGGCATTAGAGCGTTGGAAAAAACATTATGGCTTCGAAGAGCTGGGAAATACAGCAAATTAAATGTTAACTTCAAGTGGTTCAGAGTGATGTGCACACTCCTCTTGAGTCACAAGAAAAATCCTAAACCTGAGTCAGGGATCATGTGAAGAGACGGAAGCAATTGACACTAAAGCCTCAAATAACAGAAAAACTTGTGGGGcaattctgttttattaattGCTTACAGCTATTACAATTATtccttttataaatatttttgtagtgaaaatctgtgtttttattcACACTTTTTAGGGGTTCAATCATCACTATTAACCAGCTATTAGCTTTGGATTATGCTAATTAGAATAAACTTATTacctgctgcttattaatagttagtaaggtagttgttaaattgaGGTATGTGGTTTTGGATTAagagatctaaaatatggtcattcaGAATAGACATCAACACATGCTTTAGAAGgtctaataaacagccaaaatgctacactgtaaataatattaaatattattaattatcaattaatattatattttataatatattactgTAGTCGAAAATTTGCTATGAAATTCATGCACGCTGGTCATTTATTTACAAACTACTGTGAATGAACAGCAGAACGATCACAGCTCTTGTTTTACTGTGAGTTTATATTATAAAGTCGTCTTTAACTGTGCCACTGAGAGAAATGTAGTTGTTTACTTCTTAAGaagtcaccataatggtgattAGTGATTAGCATTTGTTTGGGAACTTGGACCTTACATATATATGTTTAAGTTTCTGGTCATGTCTAGATTACTAAAGCATTACCAGTGTGTTTTACTCACTGATCTCCAGCTGTCTCTGTATCCGTCCTTTACAGCGCTCCCTGTAATCTGACTGCGTTGCATTATATTCTGTCATCACCTCCACAAATTTACGTGACAGGGTTAAGTGCTGAAAAACAGAAACCTCTTATATTAATGAGCACACAACAACATATCTGCCAGTCATCAGTAATAACAGGTTGTAACGCCTCTGACCTGTGTTTTCCGTATCCTCAGATCAGCCGATGGATTTTTTGAATGGTTTAGTGCCTCCTCCTGCTCTATGGTCTGTTGGATatctaaagaaataaaataaacgatGGTTAATTATTTACTTGTGCTAAAGGGAGTAAAGAAGAATCAATAATAGCAAAGTTATTCCCAATCCTCGGGACTCAGTGTCATGATGTAATGGTGAGCTCAGCAGAAGACATCACTCATCGCTTCATCGTCTTAGGGAACATTAATGAATGATGGTAAATGCAAATGATATTGACTGCTCTCTATTTATAACGCCAAAAAGcttattcatgcattcatgacctcaagaTTAAATCATCGTACGCACTATTGGGAGGACGTCCGGTAGAGTTATTAAATTacctgctgcattttgaaccatCTGAAGCTTGAGTGCTCATATCAGACAATGTTATTGTCACTAGACTCACTGCCTATTACGTTTCTTACTATTTATAAAACTTTAAGTGAGCTTCTACTTCACCACAGTCTATCACATTCATACTGAAGTAAGTTAGTCTTCACCTGACAGGTTAAGAGAGGGGCAATCGATTCGTTAATGCTTCAACATGTGTGTTGTTAAAGATGAAGGACTCACTCTTTAACTTGGAGCGTACTTTATTAGCCAAGTTCTTGATATCTGTCATCAACTCCTCCAAATCCGCTTTTGTTTCTGTCATACAAttaaagagaaaaacacagaacatgtttacatgcacatcatTTCTGATCTCGAGCTCCTGGAATATACCTATTATATTATAACTATTCCCTTCTAGAAATCCTGAAGGCATCCTTAATTCAATGCGATGCATTTACAGTGATTTTGTGCAGAGAGTTACAGTGTTTTGACTGTCCATTACTTTTGAAAGTGAAAGGTtaccttaaaatgaaaattaagtcatcatttattcaccctggTGTTGTTCTAATGCTGTATCCCCTTCCTTCTATTTTGGACcactaaaatatatttagttttttctaaAATGTCCTGCTTGCAGTCATCTATATATTGGCAGTGGATGACAATCATCATCAGGCTATATAAGTATCACCATATGGTCTCATGCAACACGTGCAACATATTCCTTGTGTTCGAGGGATATAAGATAAGGTTTggtgaaaaacaataataatttattttaatcgtTTACTAATTTCATGTATTATTTAACGAATAGCCTGACCCTGGCTGTTGGTTTCTGTGCATGACTCACTCCACATTCATGAGATCAGCACATCAGTTCACTACGCCTCAACCAGGAGAAGCACACAAGAAATCAAGATGAATAAGAACGTGACACAAAGTACAGTACTGTGTTCAGGGCCTATACCTACACTAATAATGCCCTCAAACAGAACATTGTTATGGagaaacaaaaaatacacaaacaaatgcTTTGAGGTTCATAAATAGTACAATTAGTATGCAACATGTCTAGGCTATAGTCAAAGATTaaatgtaacgttaaatattcattataatataataaacaatgtgTTCTCTCAGTTGAGAAATCAAAACCCTGACATAACTTtgagcaaaaaaacaacaacaacaaaaaacagagaTTTTGGCttattagtattataaaagtTATTGTCATATCTGTGTCCTCTCATGTGCGGttcttatttaatcaaaaaatccTGCCCTTTTAACAATCAACTGAAATCACAATCAACAAAATTCATAGATGGAT from the Carassius gibelio isolate Cgi1373 ecotype wild population from Czech Republic chromosome A15, carGib1.2-hapl.c, whole genome shotgun sequence genome contains:
- the stx1a gene encoding syntaxin-1A isoform X2, whose translation is MTLLSASDQRVTECNMKDRTQELRQGKDPEEVDEVAVGIEKGFMDEFFEQVEEIKGFIDSLAERVEEVKINHGAILASPNPDEKTKADLEELMTDIKNLANKVRSKLKNIQQTIEQEEALNHSKNPSADLRIRKTQHLTLSRKFVEVMTEYNATQSDYRERCKGRIQRQLEITGRNTTNEELESMLESNNPSIFTSGIIMDCNISEQVMNEIETRHNEIIKLENSIRELHDMFMDMAMLVESQGDMIDRIEYNVDHTVDYIKDALLNTKKAVKYQSKAHRKLILIGGCVSICLFILIISLAIGLS
- the stx1a gene encoding syntaxin-1A isoform X1 codes for the protein MTLLSASDQRVTECNMKDRTQELRQGKDPEEVDEVAVGIEKGFMDEFFEQVEEIKGFIDSLAERVEEVKINHGAILASPNPDEKTKADLEELMTDIKNLANKVRSKLKNIQQTIEQEEALNHSKNPSADLRIRKTQHLTLSRKFVEVMTEYNATQSDYRERCKGRIQRQLEITGRNTTNEELESMLESNNPSIFTSGIIMDCNISEQVMNEIETRHNEIIKLENSIRELHDMFMDMAMLVESQGELINNIEKNVSSAQEYVEKAKEETKAAVKVQKTSRTKLILIGGCVSICLFILIISLAIGLS